In the genome of Saprospira sp. CCB-QB6, one region contains:
- a CDS encoding mechanosensitive ion channel family protein, translating into MGDISKWTELFFASLQATTSAIMAALPALFGALFVFLGGLFIAKLINKGLRKLLKTARFDQLAERIQLSSFLEKANIKQTPSELMGKLAYWLVMLLVITTASDILGWTVISKEISKLISYLPTLFSAIILFIIGGFAAGLVRDVIKGATASLGIGAGKIISQVVYYMIFIVISLTALQQAGIDTSIISSNLFIILGAIMGSAAIAYGFASRDVLANILAGFYGKRLFEVGQEVEIKGIRGEIIDISSIAITLQTKDEKVVIPSQKFIQEEVKIYKQASGD; encoded by the coding sequence ATGGGAGATATTAGTAAGTGGACCGAGTTGTTTTTTGCTTCACTACAGGCAACAACCTCGGCAATTATGGCGGCCCTACCTGCTTTATTTGGGGCACTTTTTGTTTTTCTAGGCGGGTTATTTATAGCCAAATTGATCAATAAAGGCCTACGGAAATTGCTCAAAACGGCTCGGTTTGATCAGTTGGCGGAACGGATTCAGCTCTCTTCTTTTCTAGAGAAGGCCAATATTAAGCAAACGCCTAGTGAGCTGATGGGAAAATTGGCGTATTGGCTAGTGATGTTGCTGGTAATTACCACTGCTTCGGATATTTTGGGTTGGACCGTCATCTCTAAAGAGATTTCTAAGCTCATTAGCTATTTGCCTACGCTCTTTTCGGCTATTATACTCTTTATTATTGGGGGCTTTGCGGCGGGTTTGGTTCGAGATGTCATTAAAGGGGCTACAGCTTCTTTGGGCATTGGTGCGGGCAAGATCATTAGCCAAGTGGTCTACTATATGATATTTATCGTAATTAGTTTGACGGCCTTACAACAGGCGGGTATTGATACCTCGATCATTAGTTCTAATCTCTTTATTATTTTGGGTGCCATTATGGGCTCTGCGGCCATTGCCTACGGCTTTGCATCTAGAGATGTCTTGGCCAATATTTTGGCGGGTTTTTATGGCAAGCGGCTGTTTGAAGTAGGCCAAGAGGTCGAGATCAAAGGCATTCGCGGCGAAATCATCGATATTAGCAGCATAGCCATTACCTTGCAAACCAAGGACGAAAAAGTGGTGATCCCCAGCCAAAAGTTTATTCAAGAAGAAGTAAAAATATATAAACAAGCTAGTGGTGACTAG
- a CDS encoding GNAT family N-acetyltransferase, with the protein MFFHSPYFNYSIKQFDAITEPKLSADYHRKHLEVLAAFGVGPLGSTLSPWYQRPAVTVFVAYDESDEMLAGIRLERLEQQPYELPLCHAISVDSPDLLPKIGRHKGRLAEICGAWVAPTARKRGLLQHLIGLCIDQGEKMQLDYLLAMPPQHTKGIFREYGFSPVPNALGRSEYCYPDDRYTSTLMELDLSLQPAQASAAFCN; encoded by the coding sequence ATGTTTTTCCATTCCCCCTACTTTAATTATAGCATCAAGCAATTTGATGCTATAACAGAACCTAAATTGTCTGCAGACTACCATCGAAAGCATTTGGAAGTCTTAGCTGCATTTGGCGTTGGCCCATTGGGCTCAACCCTATCGCCTTGGTATCAGCGGCCAGCTGTTACTGTTTTTGTCGCTTATGATGAGTCAGATGAGATGCTGGCTGGAATTCGTTTAGAGCGTTTAGAGCAACAACCTTATGAGCTTCCCCTTTGTCATGCTATTTCTGTAGATAGCCCAGACTTACTCCCTAAAATTGGCCGCCACAAAGGCCGATTAGCAGAAATTTGCGGTGCTTGGGTTGCTCCTACAGCAAGAAAGCGCGGATTACTACAACATTTGATTGGCCTTTGTATAGATCAAGGGGAAAAAATGCAACTAGATTATTTACTGGCCATGCCTCCCCAACATACAAAAGGGATTTTTCGAGAATATGGCTTTAGCCCTGTCCCCAATGCATTGGGGAGAAGTGAGTATTGCTATCCTGATGATCGCTATACTTCTACTTTAATGGAATTAGATTTATCTCTTCAACCTGCTCAAGCTAGCGCAGCTTTTTGCAACTAA
- the deoC gene encoding deoxyribose-phosphate aldolase, producing the protein MNLADAIEHTLLKANASSSDIEQLCQEAVDNNFVGVCIPPFHVNTAKYFLSNFEQRPKIVTVIGFPMGYSTISAKVEEAKRATAEGADEVDMVVNIAAVMDGEWSYVQNDIDSVTRAVHLHGSTLKVILETSLLDNIQMQRLCDICMEIGVDYVKTSTGFQAGASPEVVRQLKGFLKGSNVKIKASGGIKTPEQALQLMQAGASRLGTSSGLELIQVPKK; encoded by the coding sequence ATGAATTTAGCTGATGCTATAGAACACACACTCCTAAAAGCAAATGCTAGCTCTTCTGACATTGAACAACTTTGTCAAGAAGCCGTGGATAACAACTTTGTTGGGGTCTGTATTCCTCCTTTCCACGTTAATACAGCAAAATACTTTTTATCCAATTTTGAGCAAAGACCCAAAATTGTGACGGTTATCGGCTTTCCGATGGGCTACTCTACTATCTCGGCAAAAGTAGAAGAGGCTAAAAGAGCAACTGCAGAAGGTGCCGATGAAGTCGATATGGTCGTTAATATTGCAGCTGTTATGGATGGCGAATGGAGTTATGTGCAAAATGATATTGACTCAGTAACGAGAGCAGTACATTTGCATGGTAGTACGCTCAAAGTAATTTTAGAAACTAGCCTGCTCGATAATATCCAAATGCAACGCCTTTGCGATATTTGTATGGAAATTGGAGTAGACTATGTCAAAACATCTACAGGTTTTCAAGCTGGAGCTAGCCCAGAAGTTGTACGCCAACTTAAAGGGTTTCTGAAAGGCTCTAACGTGAAAATTAAAGCTTCTGGTGGAATAAAAACACCCGAACAAGCCCTACAACTTATGCAAGCTGGCGCTAGTCGACTAGGTACTTCCTCTGGCCTAGAACTGATTCAAGTGCCCAAAAAATAA
- a CDS encoding OmpA family protein: MSKYLPLLAAFLLSTALLQAQQTDFHWKIGASTGFSQYYGDLNQRLWTNQSAYQNVEEMASYLSYQIALEKRLSAAWTLRFSGSSHLMRTNDRYQNRAGELQTDDPYFSRALNAEMKVYSGQVDFVYYTDNGRVFGPNAFCTPFFSLGLGFSHFSNKADLYLANGQRYHYWSNGRIYNLAENDPNANLAFEIEQDGIFETDLRALKTEGQAYSPWTWQTSLGFGLKFRLAQRLSLQLQTQLFYTFSDYLDDVSGDYPDNYNSTAQAYAANPSNQQGQKRGTDNRNFDAFTYNSLGLYYSFGWSSSAFDAPIIFTNEMSLLQTREAAQAADSSQATTQKNELEKGAATPPEGTYPATPAANHLANRLALLEAEQRQQELLLVQEKEAQNIESLRNELLREQALLREQLKHEQALNELRWEWLRQQKGGQNIEIRTIDSLPSLIKRDTIYQVDTVYREKQLVQIDTVVEAGQSRVDTVYQQEREVEVIRDTLVQIDTVFLTQTQTELIERDSVIIIKQEIPRFDSSEQAQLLALNKQLELIDMQMRDSSQQLLDLQVSLANLGLALRGINEGANDSLLAAAEADRLRLEQELQRARDQRDTTIIHYDNKQELQEKLAQLRLDLEKMRRDSVTRAEEERLVVVDTVYRQVADSAALMELALKTKELADLKAALAQKEAEIAQLPQVQNEAELAALQAENHRLKQELLEIKQSVGMLGDLNRQLKGQPMAKVGQYSSRIYFANASADLSVQAQRSLDLIGSILRQQPNLKLDISGYASKTGNSAKNEALSVARAEAVKRYLLQTSQIAADRISVAAFGERKSEGNALEDRRVELSLY, translated from the coding sequence ATGTCTAAATATCTCCCTTTACTTGCCGCTTTTTTATTGAGTACGGCCCTTTTGCAGGCCCAACAAACCGATTTTCACTGGAAAATTGGCGCCTCTACGGGCTTTAGCCAATATTATGGCGACCTCAACCAACGGCTCTGGACCAATCAATCCGCCTACCAAAATGTTGAGGAAATGGCCAGCTATTTAAGTTATCAAATTGCGCTAGAAAAACGCCTGTCTGCAGCTTGGACCCTCCGCTTTTCGGGCAGTAGCCACCTGATGCGGACCAATGACCGCTACCAAAATCGAGCAGGAGAGCTTCAAACCGATGATCCTTATTTTTCTCGGGCCCTCAATGCCGAAATGAAGGTCTATAGCGGCCAAGTCGATTTTGTTTATTATACCGATAACGGGCGAGTGTTTGGACCCAATGCTTTTTGTACGCCCTTTTTCTCTTTGGGTTTAGGTTTTAGCCATTTCAGCAACAAAGCCGATTTGTACTTAGCCAATGGGCAACGCTATCATTATTGGTCTAATGGCCGCATTTATAATTTGGCCGAAAATGACCCTAATGCCAATCTCGCTTTTGAAATTGAGCAGGATGGCATTTTTGAAACCGATTTGCGAGCACTAAAAACGGAGGGCCAAGCTTATTCGCCTTGGACCTGGCAGACGAGTTTGGGCTTTGGGCTTAAATTCCGTTTAGCGCAACGCCTGAGCTTACAACTGCAAACACAGTTGTTCTATACCTTTAGCGATTATTTGGATGATGTCAGTGGCGATTATCCCGATAACTACAACAGTACGGCCCAAGCCTATGCAGCTAATCCCAGCAACCAACAGGGCCAAAAAAGAGGAACAGATAATCGAAATTTTGATGCCTTTACCTATAATTCCCTAGGGCTTTATTATAGCTTTGGTTGGAGCAGTAGTGCATTTGATGCGCCCATCATTTTTACCAATGAAATGAGCTTGCTCCAAACAAGAGAAGCCGCCCAAGCGGCAGACAGCAGTCAAGCTACGACACAAAAAAATGAGTTGGAAAAAGGGGCGGCAACTCCGCCTGAAGGAACTTATCCAGCTACTCCAGCGGCCAATCATTTGGCCAATCGCTTAGCGCTTTTGGAGGCGGAGCAGCGGCAGCAAGAACTTTTATTGGTCCAAGAAAAAGAGGCCCAAAACATAGAAAGCCTTCGGAATGAGCTGCTCAGAGAGCAGGCTCTTTTGCGGGAGCAGCTAAAGCATGAGCAAGCTTTAAATGAACTGCGTTGGGAGTGGTTGAGGCAGCAAAAAGGGGGACAAAACATAGAAATTAGGACCATAGACAGTTTGCCTAGCCTCATTAAGCGGGATACGATTTATCAAGTGGATACGGTCTATAGAGAGAAGCAATTGGTCCAAATAGATACAGTAGTAGAAGCGGGCCAAAGTCGGGTAGATACAGTTTATCAGCAAGAGCGGGAAGTAGAAGTAATTCGAGATACACTGGTCCAAATAGACACTGTGTTTTTGACACAAACGCAAACAGAGTTGATAGAGCGAGATTCAGTGATCATCATCAAGCAAGAGATTCCGCGTTTTGATAGTAGTGAGCAGGCTCAGCTCTTGGCTTTAAACAAGCAATTGGAATTAATTGATATGCAAATGCGGGATTCTAGTCAGCAGTTATTGGACCTGCAAGTTAGTTTGGCCAATTTGGGTTTAGCTTTGCGGGGGATCAATGAGGGGGCAAATGATAGTCTTTTGGCTGCGGCGGAGGCTGATCGTTTGCGATTAGAGCAGGAATTACAGCGGGCCAGAGATCAGCGGGATACTACGATTATACATTATGATAATAAGCAGGAGTTGCAGGAAAAGTTGGCCCAATTGCGATTAGATTTGGAAAAAATGCGTCGAGATTCTGTGACCAGAGCAGAAGAAGAGCGTCTAGTAGTTGTTGATACTGTTTATCGGCAGGTAGCAGATTCGGCGGCTTTGATGGAATTGGCCTTAAAAACCAAGGAATTAGCTGATTTGAAGGCCGCTTTGGCCCAGAAAGAAGCTGAAATCGCGCAATTGCCTCAGGTTCAGAATGAGGCAGAGTTAGCGGCCTTGCAGGCAGAAAATCATCGGTTGAAGCAAGAATTGTTAGAAATTAAGCAATCTGTGGGGATGTTAGGCGATTTAAATCGGCAGTTAAAAGGGCAGCCGATGGCTAAGGTTGGGCAATATAGTAGTCGGATCTACTTTGCGAATGCTTCGGCGGACTTGAGTGTACAGGCTCAGCGGAGTTTGGATCTTATTGGGAGTATATTGCGTCAGCAGCCGAATTTAAAGTTAGACATATCGGGTTATGCGAGCAAGACGGGCAACAGTGCTAAAAATGAGGCTTTATCTGTTGCGCGGGCGGAGGCAGTCAAGCGATATTTGCTGCAGACTTCGCAGATAGCGGCGGATCGGATTAGTGTAGCGGCTTTTGGCGAGCGGAAATCGGAGGGGAATGCCTTAGAGGATCGTCGGGTAGAGTTGAGTTTATACTAG
- a CDS encoding leucine-rich repeat domain-containing protein: protein MNTNSLYLPFLFLLLTNFSLFAQEDGEYYSLKEALAANPQDVRSLDLSEESFQTLPKSLNAFTKLKELSVNGIQLQEIGDFWAAFPELEYLDLDDNEIKSLPPSFTKLQKLKTLYLADNQLSEESLKQIAQLKNLEELNLSNNKTLTTANWNALANLQELKTIELLRLKLKTCPDVLSKLPKLNYVDLGENEIENVQMTFGPSFHNIDLSDNPLHTLDIQAPNLKELYLNRTKIQILPKKLPQLYYLSIDNAEMQEIPRQIMAYTQLKELSLIGNKIGELPQGLTQLQQLEELYLSNNQLMELPAFFAQIPNLTELHLDNNIIGINNLKTPMKKLKLIYLSDNIIDADFFKGEYMPALEELYLTNCMLTNCPNFTGAPNLKTLYLDENMIEILHPSLIQLKKLEELDVASNEKLVFPKGMENLPLTSLNISSSVSIDDVLEEDVVYDFPSFIAKLPKLESLEIANIPYKTIPKTWAAKSTLIYLDVSGTNIPYEQIKELGLYLDQCEISWK from the coding sequence ATGAATACCAATTCCCTTTATTTACCCTTCCTATTTTTGCTCTTAACTAACTTCTCCCTTTTTGCCCAAGAAGATGGTGAGTACTATTCCTTAAAAGAAGCTCTAGCCGCTAATCCCCAAGACGTACGCTCTCTAGACCTTTCTGAGGAAAGTTTCCAAACCCTCCCCAAAAGCCTAAACGCTTTCACTAAACTAAAAGAACTAAGTGTTAACGGAATCCAGCTTCAAGAAATTGGCGACTTTTGGGCCGCTTTCCCAGAATTAGAATACCTAGACCTCGACGATAATGAGATTAAATCTCTACCCCCAAGCTTTACTAAACTGCAAAAGCTGAAAACACTCTACTTAGCCGATAACCAACTTTCCGAAGAATCCCTCAAACAAATTGCTCAACTCAAAAACCTAGAGGAGCTTAATCTATCTAATAATAAAACACTTACAACAGCCAATTGGAATGCCCTCGCCAACTTACAAGAACTCAAAACAATCGAACTACTACGCCTAAAACTGAAAACTTGTCCAGATGTCCTCAGTAAATTACCAAAACTGAATTATGTCGATTTAGGCGAAAATGAAATCGAAAATGTCCAAATGACCTTTGGCCCAAGCTTTCACAATATAGACCTGAGCGACAACCCCCTACATACACTCGATATTCAAGCCCCCAACCTTAAAGAACTTTATCTCAACCGAACAAAAATTCAAATACTCCCCAAAAAACTCCCACAACTCTATTATCTGAGTATCGACAATGCAGAGATGCAGGAAATTCCTCGCCAAATTATGGCCTACACCCAACTCAAAGAACTAAGCCTTATCGGTAACAAAATTGGAGAACTCCCCCAAGGCCTAACCCAACTCCAACAACTAGAAGAACTCTACCTAAGCAATAATCAACTAATGGAATTACCCGCCTTTTTTGCCCAAATCCCTAACTTAACAGAACTCCATTTAGATAATAATATCATAGGAATCAATAATCTAAAGACTCCGATGAAAAAACTGAAACTCATCTACCTTAGCGATAATATTATCGATGCAGATTTCTTTAAAGGCGAATATATGCCCGCCCTAGAAGAACTCTACCTGACGAACTGTATGCTCACTAATTGCCCCAATTTTACAGGCGCCCCAAATCTAAAAACACTTTACCTCGATGAAAATATGATCGAAATTTTGCACCCCTCTCTTATCCAACTCAAAAAACTGGAAGAATTAGATGTCGCCAGCAACGAAAAACTAGTCTTCCCCAAAGGAATGGAAAATCTTCCCCTAACTAGCCTCAATATTTCCTCTTCAGTCAGCATTGATGATGTCCTAGAAGAAGATGTAGTCTATGATTTTCCCAGCTTTATTGCCAAACTCCCCAAATTAGAATCTCTAGAAATAGCCAATATTCCCTACAAAACAATTCCTAAAACCTGGGCCGCTAAATCTACTCTTATCTACCTAGATGTTTCTGGTACCAATATTCCCTACGAACAAATCAAAGAATTAGGCCTTTACCTCGATCAATGCGAGATTAGCTGGAAGTAA
- a CDS encoding RNA polymerase sigma factor: protein MQVKSRVEQSALSDEELVQLIVQQGQSDLFGILYDRYAPLVYRKAVSLVKREALAEDLTHDIMIKIFTKLSQFEGRANFSLWVNTISYNHCMQHFRQNKRRKEEEVPEEFDVMSEDDIEAEQQELLAANVKELERCLANIKKDYSVVLSMRYYAEMSIKQMAEALEMGESAIKMRLKRGREWLASCISPAKK from the coding sequence ATGCAAGTAAAAAGTAGGGTAGAGCAATCAGCTTTGAGTGATGAGGAATTGGTGCAATTGATTGTGCAGCAGGGCCAAAGTGATTTATTTGGGATTTTGTATGATCGTTATGCGCCTTTGGTGTATCGGAAGGCGGTTTCCTTGGTGAAGCGGGAAGCTTTGGCGGAGGATTTGACGCATGATATTATGATTAAGATCTTTACCAAATTATCGCAATTTGAGGGGCGGGCCAATTTTTCTTTATGGGTCAATACGATTTCTTATAATCATTGTATGCAGCATTTTCGGCAAAACAAGCGAAGGAAAGAAGAGGAAGTGCCGGAGGAGTTTGATGTGATGAGTGAGGATGACATTGAGGCTGAGCAGCAAGAATTATTGGCGGCCAATGTAAAAGAATTGGAGCGTTGTCTGGCCAATATCAAAAAAGATTATAGTGTAGTTTTGTCTATGCGATATTATGCAGAGATGAGCATTAAGCAAATGGCGGAGGCCCTAGAAATGGGGGAAAGTGCCATTAAGATGCGTTTGAAGCGGGGCCGAGAGTGGTTGGCCTCTTGTATTTCTCCAGCAAAAAAATAG
- a CDS encoding sporulation protein, producing the protein MRPLLCCIFSFFCLPFAISQQAIEKNEESQIRRLLDLRKELNFKEDREIKAWGIQLMVSRDKYELLEKQSRFNRKEEKQANWTYQQPYYRLNWGAYYTKLEAYMQLQKVKEDFPGAFVYKNNQAQASEF; encoded by the coding sequence ATGCGCCCCCTTTTATGCTGCATTTTTAGCTTCTTTTGTTTGCCTTTTGCTATTAGCCAACAAGCCATAGAAAAGAACGAGGAATCCCAAATTAGAAGACTACTAGACCTCCGTAAAGAACTCAATTTTAAAGAGGATCGGGAAATTAAAGCCTGGGGTATCCAACTAATGGTGAGCCGCGATAAATACGAACTGCTCGAAAAACAAAGCCGCTTTAACCGAAAAGAAGAAAAACAGGCTAACTGGACCTACCAGCAACCCTACTATCGACTCAATTGGGGAGCTTACTACACTAAATTAGAAGCCTATATGCAACTCCAAAAGGTAAAGGAAGATTTTCCCGGCGCCTTTGTCTATAAAAATAATCAGGCACAAGCTAGTGAGTTCTAA
- a CDS encoding FAD-binding oxidoreductase produces MYSTPTLEECFLSVLPATAISMAPQSAKENLTEYQAPDIIAELRPTNKEELAAILTLAQEENFKLYPISSGFNWGLGSKLPVTGPAVLINLSQWKSIEVSEDLEYAIIGAGVTQEDLNDYLQEHQLALKFPLTGSSKSTAIVGNILDRGASAFFHRRQRLLGLEVLLPSGQWLQTGLWHFHKTPSSPPPLYYAAGIGPDLNGLFTQSNLGIVSRAVIQLQPKSTGLLFFADFQEEQLIPIIQKLRQLRQDNMLNEGILLTNKNDPRTTEGNPFDYNGQWTLIGSFSGSSSLLEFLQTELSLELAQFCQKIEFIRSDSKTSCNHPYQEVLRDLYNGIPSDYSIQTMAKLQQTSVQSAQEVDTNKKFPGMAVALLAVPFHGASCLELMELIYEISLDMNLRPFYNLASLDETTFEGFFRVYFNRNDPEATQNAKKWSQRVLQEAAEKLSIFPYRLSTEQMAHFCQNTEDNFWHTIGQIKNSLDPQNLISPKRYCPH; encoded by the coding sequence ATGTACTCAACTCCCACCTTAGAAGAATGCTTTTTAAGTGTTCTTCCAGCCACCGCTATATCTATGGCCCCCCAATCAGCTAAGGAAAACCTTACAGAATATCAAGCCCCAGATATTATTGCAGAACTCCGTCCTACAAATAAAGAGGAACTAGCGGCTATTTTAACCTTAGCTCAAGAAGAAAACTTTAAACTCTACCCTATTAGCTCTGGCTTTAATTGGGGACTAGGGTCTAAACTCCCCGTAACAGGTCCAGCCGTTTTAATTAACCTTAGTCAATGGAAATCTATAGAAGTATCTGAAGACCTAGAATATGCTATTATTGGTGCTGGCGTTACTCAAGAAGATCTCAATGACTATCTTCAAGAACATCAACTAGCCCTAAAATTTCCTCTCACAGGTTCTTCAAAATCAACAGCTATTGTTGGTAATATTCTAGATCGCGGCGCTTCTGCCTTCTTCCATAGACGACAACGCCTCCTCGGCCTTGAAGTCTTACTCCCTTCTGGCCAATGGCTACAAACTGGCCTCTGGCATTTTCATAAAACCCCTAGCTCCCCACCACCACTCTATTATGCAGCAGGTATAGGCCCTGACCTCAACGGATTATTTACCCAATCTAATTTGGGCATTGTCAGTAGAGCCGTTATCCAATTACAACCCAAAAGTACTGGACTTCTCTTTTTTGCCGACTTCCAAGAGGAACAACTTATCCCTATTATCCAAAAATTGAGACAACTCCGACAAGATAATATGCTCAATGAAGGGATTCTCCTCACCAATAAAAATGATCCCCGAACTACTGAAGGTAACCCCTTTGATTATAACGGACAATGGACGCTTATCGGCTCTTTCTCTGGCAGCAGTAGCCTGCTCGAGTTTTTACAAACAGAACTATCTTTAGAATTAGCTCAGTTTTGCCAAAAAATTGAATTTATCCGCAGCGATAGCAAAACAAGCTGTAACCATCCCTATCAAGAAGTTCTGAGAGATCTCTATAATGGTATCCCCTCCGACTATAGTATACAAACTATGGCCAAACTCCAACAAACTTCTGTGCAATCAGCCCAAGAAGTAGATACCAACAAAAAATTTCCAGGTATGGCCGTAGCTCTTCTCGCCGTTCCTTTTCATGGGGCCTCCTGCCTAGAACTTATGGAACTTATCTACGAGATTAGCCTCGATATGAACCTCCGCCCATTTTATAATCTAGCTAGCCTAGATGAAACTACTTTCGAAGGCTTTTTCCGCGTATATTTTAATCGAAATGATCCTGAAGCTACCCAAAATGCAAAAAAATGGAGCCAAAGAGTCCTCCAAGAAGCAGCCGAAAAATTAAGCATTTTTCCCTACCGACTCTCCACGGAACAAATGGCCCACTTTTGCCAAAATACAGAGGATAACTTCTGGCACACAATCGGACAAATCAAAAATAGCCTAGATCCCCAAAACTTAATCTCCCCTAAACGATATTGCCCCCACTAA
- the uvrB gene encoding excinuclease ABC subunit UvrB: MQFEIHSPFSPAGDQPKAIEKLVEAAQRGDRYQCLLGVTGSGKTFTMANMIKELQKPTLILTHNKTLTAQLYGEFKQFFPNNAVEYFVSYYDYYQPEAYVPSTDTYIEKDLAINDEVDKLRLRATSQLLSGRRDIVVVASVSCIYGMGNPEDYKKGVMRLEVGQNISRNSLLYQLVDSLYARSENSFERGEFRVRGDTLDINLPYTDYGLRLSFFGDEIDEIERIDTETGKKLEDLSVVAIFPANLYVAPKDRMQQIIRQIEDELREHYEYMEEEGKHLEAKRLRERVNMDLEMMRQLGYCSGVENYSRYFDGRQAGARPFCLLDYFPEDFLMIVDESHVTMPQFRAMYSGDRARKMSLIEHGFRLPSALDNRPLNFMEFESLMRQVVFVSATPAAYELEKTEGEVVEQIVRPTGLLDPPIELRPSINQVDDLMDEIRSATRKDQRVLVTTITKRMSEELAKYLAKYNIRCRYIHSDVDTLERVEILRDLRLGEFDVLIGINLLREGLDLPEVALVAILDADKEGFLRNERSLTQTAGRAARNANGRVIFYADKITPSMQRTMDETNRRRSIQMAYNEKHGITPTTVLKSKDEIRRQSSVLDGRLQGKEYEQEDQQNLVAEDPILKTMSKEQLEKAIEEARRKMKEAAKATDFLSAAQYRDQLFELQDLLKKRFGA; encoded by the coding sequence ATGCAGTTCGAGATCCATTCTCCCTTTTCTCCAGCAGGGGACCAACCCAAAGCCATCGAAAAATTAGTGGAAGCCGCCCAAAGAGGCGATCGCTACCAATGTTTACTCGGAGTTACCGGCTCCGGAAAAACATTTACTATGGCCAATATGATCAAAGAATTGCAAAAGCCTACGCTCATCCTAACGCATAACAAAACCTTGACGGCCCAGCTATATGGCGAGTTTAAGCAGTTTTTCCCAAATAATGCGGTAGAGTACTTTGTTTCTTACTACGATTATTACCAACCAGAAGCCTATGTGCCTTCTACCGATACCTATATCGAGAAAGATTTAGCCATTAATGACGAGGTCGATAAACTACGCCTAAGAGCAACTTCCCAACTATTATCGGGCCGTAGAGATATTGTGGTTGTTGCCTCAGTCTCTTGTATCTACGGTATGGGAAATCCCGAAGACTATAAAAAAGGCGTGATGCGCCTAGAAGTTGGCCAAAACATTAGCCGAAATAGCCTACTCTACCAACTGGTAGATAGCTTGTACGCCCGTAGCGAAAATAGCTTTGAGCGAGGAGAGTTCCGCGTGCGAGGCGATACCCTAGATATTAACCTCCCTTATACCGATTATGGCCTCCGCCTTAGCTTTTTTGGCGATGAAATCGACGAAATTGAACGCATAGATACCGAAACAGGCAAAAAATTAGAAGACCTTAGCGTAGTGGCTATTTTCCCCGCCAACCTTTATGTGGCCCCAAAAGATCGTATGCAACAAATCATCCGACAAATTGAGGATGAACTCCGTGAACATTACGAATATATGGAGGAGGAAGGCAAACACCTAGAAGCTAAACGCCTGCGGGAACGTGTCAATATGGACCTAGAAATGATGCGCCAACTCGGCTATTGCTCTGGCGTAGAAAACTATTCCCGCTACTTCGATGGTCGACAAGCTGGCGCCCGCCCTTTTTGTCTACTCGATTATTTTCCCGAAGATTTTCTCATGATTGTGGATGAGAGCCATGTAACTATGCCGCAATTTAGGGCCATGTATAGCGGCGATAGAGCCCGAAAAATGTCCCTGATTGAACATGGCTTCCGCCTGCCCTCAGCCCTAGATAACCGCCCACTCAACTTTATGGAGTTTGAAAGCCTGATGCGACAGGTGGTTTTTGTGAGCGCTACGCCCGCCGCTTACGAATTAGAAAAAACAGAGGGAGAAGTGGTCGAACAAATCGTCCGTCCCACTGGCTTACTCGATCCTCCTATCGAGTTGCGGCCCAGCATCAACCAAGTGGATGATCTTATGGATGAAATCCGCAGCGCGACCCGCAAAGATCAACGGGTTTTGGTTACGACCATTACTAAACGGATGTCAGAAGAACTCGCAAAATATCTAGCCAAATACAATATCCGCTGCCGCTATATTCACTCTGATGTAGACACCCTAGAACGAGTGGAAATTTTGAGAGATCTCCGTTTAGGCGAATTTGATGTGCTCATTGGAATTAACCTTCTCCGTGAAGGCTTAGATCTGCCCGAGGTAGCCCTAGTCGCTATCCTCGATGCTGATAAAGAAGGCTTTTTGCGAAATGAACGCTCGCTTACACAGACCGCAGGACGAGCCGCCCGTAATGCCAATGGCCGCGTAATCTTTTATGCCGACAAGATTACGCCCTCTATGCAAAGAACGATGGATGAAACCAATCGCCGCCGCAGCATTCAAATGGCCTATAACGAAAAACATGGCATCACGCCCACTACGGTCCTCAAATCTAAGGATGAAATTCGCCGCCAAAGCTCGGTCCTAGATGGCCGCCTGCAAGGCAAGGAATACGAACAAGAAGACCAACAAAACTTGGTGGCCGAAGACCCCATCCTCAAAACGATGTCTAAGGAACAACTGGAAAAAGCGATCGAAGAGGCCCGCCGTAAAATGAAAGAGGCGGCCAAGGCCACCGACTTTTTATCGGCCGCTCAATATCGCGACCAACTTTTTGAATTGCAAGATTTATTAAAAAAACGCTTTGGCGCTTAA